One Desulfovibrio fairfieldensis genomic window carries:
- a CDS encoding aminopeptidase P family protein: MQAIYAARRERLRRAMRARGLDALLVSQAANRFYLSGFELHDPQCNESAGRLIVTADGRDWLATDARYLDAAARLWDQERIFIYGGDAAKDLHSLLRRCGGRVGLEARGVSLAFARALDQAGAGPRFEAADGLVEHLRRIKEPCEIAALERSFALNHKLLQWVEGQLEPGRTEKELSWAIERFFRENGAGELAFANIVAVGRNAALPHAIPGEDAVTENCPVLIDVGCRVDAYCSDQTRTFWAGDAPAPEFRRTLALVREAQEAALKKMRPGLSLREVYALARAVFEKAGVAEAFTHGLGHGVGLETHEAPSLSPRAEGVLEPGMVVTVEPGLYYSAWGGVRWEYTVLVEEGGVRIL, translated from the coding sequence ATGCAAGCCATATACGCCGCCCGCCGCGAACGTCTGCGCCGGGCCATGCGCGCCAGAGGCCTGGACGCCCTGCTGGTCAGCCAGGCGGCCAACCGTTTTTATCTTTCAGGTTTTGAACTGCACGATCCGCAGTGCAATGAAAGCGCGGGCCGACTGATCGTCACGGCCGACGGCCGGGACTGGCTGGCTACCGACGCCCGCTATCTGGATGCGGCGGCCCGGCTCTGGGATCAGGAACGCATCTTTATCTACGGCGGCGACGCCGCCAAAGACCTGCACAGCCTGCTGCGGCGCTGCGGCGGGCGCGTGGGCCTGGAGGCGCGGGGCGTCAGCCTTGCCTTTGCCCGGGCACTGGACCAGGCCGGGGCCGGCCCTCGGTTTGAAGCCGCCGACGGCTTGGTGGAGCACTTGCGCCGGATCAAGGAGCCCTGCGAAATCGCGGCGCTGGAACGTTCTTTCGCCCTCAATCACAAGCTCTTGCAATGGGTGGAGGGTCAACTGGAACCGGGCAGGACTGAAAAAGAACTGAGCTGGGCCATTGAGCGCTTTTTCCGCGAGAACGGGGCCGGGGAACTGGCCTTTGCCAATATCGTGGCCGTGGGCCGCAACGCGGCCCTGCCCCACGCCATCCCCGGCGAGGACGCGGTCACGGAGAACTGCCCGGTGCTCATCGACGTGGGGTGCCGGGTGGACGCGTATTGTTCGGACCAGACCCGCACGTTCTGGGCGGGCGACGCGCCCGCGCCGGAGTTCAGGCGCACCCTGGCCCTGGTGCGCGAGGCCCAGGAAGCGGCCCTGAAAAAAATGCGGCCCGGCCTGTCCCTGCGCGAAGTCTATGCCCTGGCCCGCGCGGTCTTTGAAAAGGCCGGGGTCGCGGAGGCTTTCACCCACGGCCTGGGCCACGGCGTGGGCCTGGAAACCCACGAGGCCCCCAGCCTGTCCCCGCGCGCCGAAGGGGTGCTGGAGCCGGGCATGGTGGTCACGGTGGAACCGGGCCTGTATTACTCCGCCTGGGGCGGCGTGCGCTGGGAATACACCGTTCTGGTGGAGGAAGGCGGCGTGCGGATTTTGTGA
- a CDS encoding dihydroorotate dehydrogenase gives MSQPRSSLLTVLDLVPFGQTGQESRFFALRLTHPEWEQWRPGQFVMVRPTSFGLEIPWARPLGICHMTARHMICFFQVQGRGTRRMAELKAGDTVRVWGPLGNSFAVEPDTPTLLLAGGMGIVPFVGYVNEHPKPWNVTMLFGHREPISCYPVDSINEHVPLDSLREHTSGDLDNFIFSLQERMREYAEQNGLVLACGPLPFLRTVRKFAGELGVRTQLSLENRMGCGVGACLGCVVRTTDAWPVPAKRGGLIQVCNQGPVFWSHHIEL, from the coding sequence ATGTCCCAGCCGCGTTCTTCATTGCTCACGGTGCTGGATCTGGTGCCCTTCGGCCAGACCGGCCAGGAAAGCCGCTTCTTCGCCCTGCGCCTGACCCATCCCGAATGGGAGCAGTGGCGTCCCGGCCAGTTCGTCATGGTCCGGCCCACCTCGTTCGGCCTGGAAATTCCCTGGGCTCGTCCCTTGGGCATCTGCCACATGACCGCCCGTCACATGATCTGTTTTTTCCAGGTTCAGGGGCGCGGCACCCGGCGCATGGCCGAGCTCAAGGCCGGCGATACGGTGCGGGTCTGGGGGCCCTTGGGCAACAGCTTTGCCGTGGAGCCGGACACGCCCACCCTGCTGCTGGCCGGGGGCATGGGCATCGTCCCCTTTGTGGGTTACGTCAATGAGCATCCCAAACCCTGGAATGTGACCATGCTCTTCGGCCACCGCGAGCCCATCAGCTGCTATCCGGTGGACAGCATCAACGAGCATGTGCCTCTGGACAGCCTGCGCGAGCATACGTCCGGCGATCTGGACAATTTCATTTTTTCCCTGCAGGAGCGCATGCGCGAATACGCCGAACAAAACGGCTTGGTGCTGGCCTGCGGGCCCCTGCCGTTTTTGCGCACTGTGCGGAAATTCGCCGGGGAACTGGGCGTGCGCACCCAGCTTTCGCTGGAAAACCGCATGGGCTGCGGCGTGGGTGCCTGTCTCGGCTGCGTGGTCCGCACCACGGATGCCTGGCCGGTGCCCGCCAAGCGCGGCGGCCTGATTCAGGTGTGCAATCAGGGGCCGGTGTTCTGGTCCCACCACATCGAATTGTAG
- the aroL gene encoding shikimate kinase AroL produces the protein MAAIFLVGARAAGKTTVGLELARLLDCAFVDTDRHLRERLGRSVAEVVSAEGWPGFRARESAVLREVAALHAQGGAVIATGGGMVLDPENRRFMRAQGTVFYLAAPAEALARRLARDPLAEQRPSLTGLGIAEEMQLVLDERRPLYEDAAHHILDATAEPAIVCVEALRLLGRN, from the coding sequence ATGGCGGCGATTTTTCTGGTGGGAGCCCGCGCGGCGGGCAAAACAACGGTAGGCCTGGAACTGGCCCGCTTGCTTGATTGTGCTTTTGTGGACACGGACCGGCATTTGCGCGAGCGACTGGGCCGCTCCGTGGCCGAGGTGGTGTCCGCCGAAGGCTGGCCGGGCTTCCGGGCCCGTGAAAGCGCGGTCCTGCGCGAAGTGGCCGCCCTGCACGCCCAGGGCGGCGCGGTCATCGCCACAGGCGGCGGCATGGTTCTGGATCCGGAAAACCGTCGTTTCATGCGCGCCCAGGGTACGGTTTTCTATCTGGCCGCCCCGGCGGAAGCCCTGGCCCGGCGCCTGGCCCGCGATCCCCTGGCCGAACAGCGCCCCTCCCTGACCGGACTGGGCATTGCCGAAGAAATGCAGCTGGTTCTGGACGAGCGCCGCCCACTCTATGAAGACGCCGCCCACCATATCCTGGACGCCACGGCGGAACCGGCCATCGTCTGCGTCGAGGCGTTACGTCTCCTGGGCCGGAACTGA